The genomic region GCAAGCCGCCAGAATCGCAGGGATGATTTTTTAAAAAAACTGTTTTCTAAAATGTTTTACCGTCTCCTCAGCTACCTCACCGACACCTACCAGGATGCTTCGCTGGCCAACTTTTCGCTCTACCACCGCAATGTGGTCGAGGCGCTCAAAAGCATGAACGATTACTCGCGATACTACCCGACGATGATTCACTGGGTAGGATTTCGGCTGGCAAAACTCGAGATACAGCACGCCAGCCGCGAAGATGGAAAAAAATCATCTTACAGTTTCAAAAAACGACTTGCTCTGGCCTTTGACACCATCGTTTCGTTTTCAAACAAACCCTTGCGCCTGACCGTAAAACTGGGCATCCTCATTCTTGTCATTGCCACCCTGCTCGCCATTGCATTGGTGATCCGCTATTTACTGGTGGATACTTCAGTAACCGGCTGGACAAGTACGTTTTTATCACTCTGGTTTTTATCCGGTATAATCATCACCATTTTGGGAATGATCGGTATTTATGTCGGTAAAATCTTTGAAACCGTGAAAAGACGGCCATCCTACATTGTCGGGGAAAAGCTTAATTATCAAGATCAAACTGCTGAGTAATGATTAAATCAATCACCATTGGAAGCAACGGTTACCTGGGCAGGCACCTGGTCCATTTTCTTCAAATCGCAGGGTTTAAAAACAGCAATTACGACATTCAGCCACAGGCGGTAACGGGCGTGGAGAATTACACTTCATTTGATATCACCGATAAACATTCATTTTCTCAACTCGATCCTGAAACAGATTTCATTTTTTTGTTCGCCGGGCTTTCCGGCACTGCCGAAGGATTCTCAAGGCACGAAGACTATATTAAAATAAACGAAATTGGTTTGCTAAATCTGCTGACCTGGATGCGTGAAAGTGGTTGCCGTGCAAGGGTAATCTTCCCTTCAACACGGCTGGTTTACAGAGGCAAAAAAGATC from Bacteroidales bacterium harbors:
- a CDS encoding glycosyltransferase family 2 protein: MQSNPHISIVSPVYGASGLLEELVRRIKESVSKITENYEIILVEDHGPDDSWQKIKAICEKDKRVTGIRHSRNFGQQYALNCGLDHARGEWVVTLDCDLQDRPEEIINLYNKAQEGYDIVLASRQNRRDDFLKKLFSKMFYRLLSYLTDTYQDASLANFSLYHRNVVEALKSMNDYSRYYPTMIHWVGFRLAKLEIQHASREDGKKSSYSFKKRLALAFDTIVSFSNKPLRLTVKLGILILVIATLLAIALVIRYLLVDTSVTGWTSTFLSLWFLSGIIITILGMIGIYVGKIFETVKRRPSYIVGEKLNYQDQTAE